One window of Microbacterium sp. 1S1 genomic DNA carries:
- a CDS encoding ABC transporter permease — translation MSHPAVGAPGTPRRYLHSLWLLSARDLKVRYATSFLGYVWSVLDPLVMSAIYWFVFTQVFRRDVGEEPYIIFLISALLPWVWFNSSVSDFTRAFKKDARLVRSTSIPRSIWVNRIVLSKGMEYLFSLPVLVLFIVVNLLFESHADQVVQIGWGVLWVPVAILMQTVLLVGLGLLVAPLCVLYTDLERTTALILRAMFYATPIIYNVTDLPGIFQTLGAFNPLAGIFMLYRMPFFPDQWNPFTLTVSVVMCLLILALGVWAFRRLERPVLKEL, via the coding sequence GTGAGTCACCCTGCTGTCGGGGCGCCCGGGACGCCCCGGCGCTATCTGCATTCGCTGTGGCTGCTGTCGGCCCGCGACCTCAAGGTCCGGTATGCGACGAGCTTCCTCGGTTACGTGTGGTCCGTCCTCGACCCGCTGGTGATGAGCGCGATCTACTGGTTCGTCTTCACGCAGGTGTTCCGGCGGGATGTCGGCGAGGAGCCGTACATCATCTTCCTCATCAGCGCTCTGCTGCCGTGGGTGTGGTTCAACAGCTCGGTGTCGGACTTCACCCGCGCGTTCAAGAAGGATGCGCGCCTCGTCCGCTCGACGTCGATCCCGCGGTCGATCTGGGTGAACCGGATCGTGCTCAGCAAGGGGATGGAGTACCTGTTCTCGCTGCCGGTGCTGGTGCTGTTCATCGTCGTCAATTTGCTCTTCGAGAGTCATGCCGACCAGGTCGTGCAGATCGGCTGGGGCGTGCTGTGGGTGCCGGTCGCGATTCTCATGCAGACGGTGCTGCTCGTCGGTCTCGGCCTGCTCGTCGCTCCGCTGTGCGTGCTCTACACCGACCTCGAGCGCACGACGGCCCTCATCCTGCGAGCCATGTTCTACGCGACACCGATCATCTACAACGTCACGGACCTGCCGGGGATCTTCCAGACGCTCGGTGCCTTCAACCCCCTCGCCGGGATCTTCATGCTGTACCGCATGCCGTTCTTCCCCGACCAGTGGAACCCGTTCACCCTCACGGTCAGCGTCGTGATGTGCCTGCTCATCCTCGCCCTCGGCGTCTGGGC